A region from the Brachyspira hampsonii genome encodes:
- a CDS encoding endonuclease, with protein MSFIEKHNANKKLSIYTSIVTFILGVVWVSVNLIWRGRTVAKEEAIAVVIIFLGLNAVSFGSDLRGFLKILRNNNTNDDKKNNNEKE; from the coding sequence ATGAGTTTTATAGAAAAGCATAATGCCAATAAAAAATTAAGTATCTATACAAGCATAGTTACTTTTATTTTAGGGGTTGTTTGGGTTAGTGTTAATCTTATCTGGAGAGGTAGAACAGTTGCTAAAGAAGAAGCTATTGCTGTTGTAATAATTTTCCTTGGTCTTAATGCAGTTAGTTTTGGAAGTGATTTAAGAGGTTTTTTGAAGATATTAAGAAATAACAATACTAATGATGATAAAAAAAATAATAATGAAAAGGAGTAA